AGCAAAATAACGATGTACGCTTACAACACTACGGTGATTAAAGATGAGGGAACTTCTAAATCTAATTGAAGGGGTGGCCTTTGGAACCTTAACGGGATTAACTCCCGGTCTCCACGTTAATTCTCTAAGCAGATTATCCTTGCCAATTCCCGTGTTATTCGTTATGGGCCTAGTTCATACTTTCCTGGACTCAATCCCCTCCGCTTTGTTTGGTGTTCCTGAGGCCGATGATACCGTCCCTTCTCTTTTACCTTCCCATAGGATGGTTATCCAGGGGAGATTTGGAGAATTAGTTAGGCTTTCGATCTCGGCTAGTATGCTCGCTTTAATACTATCAATATTGGCTTTACCTTTGTACACTCTAGTAGCTCCCCTTTATACGTATAAGTTTGGCATCCTCTTTGTTGCCGTGCTATCCCTACTTATAATAATGTTCCAGAGGAATAAGGTGGCCGCTTTGGCGATCTTCCTACTTTCAGGATTCTTGGGATTTATAACGTTTAGGTTACCTGTGCATGATCCCTTTTACCCTCTCTTTACCGGTTTATTTGCACTTCCCCTCCTTATTGAAGCTTACTTGAATCCTCCTAGTGAAGTTAAAATTGAAGATTCCGAGTTGAGAATTTCAAAGCTTAGGATAATAAAATTCTCGGCCTTGGGGACTTTCTTTGGAGCTTTGGCATCTTTATTACCAACCCTCACGGCTGGACAGTCTTCTCTCCTGGGCTCCAAGTTCACGGAGAATGATGAAGACTTCTTGACGATCGTATATTCAACGAATACAGCAGCTTACTCTTTTTCTCTTGTAAATTTGGCCCTAACTGGGAGAGCTAGAAATGGTGTCATGGTTGCCATAGGGGATGTATCCCTTAATGAGCTCCCCTATTTATACCTCCTGGCCCTCTCAGCGGGGATGATAGTTTTAAGCCTAGCACCCAAATTAGCCCTACTCATGGGTAAATTAGCCTTTAAAAGGTATAGACTTTCGATAATTTTAATTCTATCCTTCCTTTTCATACTTGGATACGTGTACAACGGGATAATTGGGGTAACGCTCATGCTCTCGGCGATGTTCCTTGGCTTCTTAGCTCCTATGTGGGGAGTTGCTAGGGTAACGTACATGGGTGTTCTCATGGTTCCCATTCTCGTGGAAACGATTATCTAGTCCAAGTCTTTAGAATTCTATGGGTGGTGAAGGATGGACGTTAATGAGCCGATAATGGCGGCCTTTCCAATTGCAAAGCGACTTTGGAATGCAATAGTTAATAAAAAAGGATTACCAGATCCCGAAGAGGTATCCAGGATAATCGAAGAGATAGGACTGAGAAATCTTTACAAGGATGAAGGAATAGCCCTGTTTAGGAATAGATACGTGGTAGCCCTCTTAATTCCCAGGAAGAACATGATTGTGATAGACTTCATTTCAGCAAGCGGAGAGCTCAGCGATGCTCTGGAACTCGTTGCATACTACGATAAGGAGATAGAGTGCTATGTGATAGAAATCATTCCGGCAAATGAGCTTGAATACGAGGAGAACCTTGGAATTGAACCTGTAATTATAGATGCTAAAACCTTTGAACTTAAGAGCTATCCCGTTTTAGGTGAATTTGAAGTTGGAAGGAAAGTGAAATTGAAGATCGATAGTTATACATTTAAACTTTGGAGAGAGAGCGGAAAGCTGAACGTGTGTCCAGTTTGTGGAGGAGAGCTTAGATGGAAAAAAGAGAAAGCAGTTTGCTTGGACTGTGGAATAGAGGTGATCATAAGTGAGGAACGTTAAATATAAGCTTATTTACTATTCAAAGTTAGCCCATCTTAAGGGTCTCACTGGCTCATTTGGGGGTAATATAAGCGTCAGGGTTGGTGAATATGTATTTATAAAAGGTACAGGCTCGGTAATGGGGGAGCTTACTCCTTCT
This Pyrococcus horikoshii OT3 DNA region includes the following protein-coding sequences:
- a CDS encoding tripartite tricarboxylate transporter permease, encoding MRELLNLIEGVAFGTLTGLTPGLHVNSLSRLSLPIPVLFVMGLVHTFLDSIPSALFGVPEADDTVPSLLPSHRMVIQGRFGELVRLSISASMLALILSILALPLYTLVAPLYTYKFGILFVAVLSLLIIMFQRNKVAALAIFLLSGFLGFITFRLPVHDPFYPLFTGLFALPLLIEAYLNPPSEVKIEDSELRISKLRIIKFSALGTFFGALASLLPTLTAGQSSLLGSKFTENDEDFLTIVYSTNTAAYSFSLVNLALTGRARNGVMVAIGDVSLNELPYLYLLALSAGMIVLSLAPKLALLMGKLAFKRYRLSIILILSFLFILGYVYNGIIGVTLMLSAMFLGFLAPMWGVARVTYMGVLMVPILVETII
- a CDS encoding membrane protein; amino-acid sequence: MDVNEPIMAAFPIAKRLWNAIVNKKGLPDPEEVSRIIEEIGLRNLYKDEGIALFRNRYVVALLIPRKNMIVIDFISASGELSDALELVAYYDKEIECYVIEIIPANELEYEENLGIEPVIIDAKTFELKSYPVLGEFEVGRKVKLKIDSYTFKLWRESGKLNVCPVCGGELRWKKEKAVCLDCGIEVIISEER